The DNA sequence CGGAGGAGGACGTCTCGACCACTGCTCGCGACCTGGCCGTCCGCCTCGCGAACGGCCCGCGGGCCTCGTACGCCGCCACCAAGGAACTGTTGCGTCGGTCCGGCGAGAGAACACTCGCGGAGCAGCTCGACGCGGAACGGGACTCCATCGCGGCGCTGGCGGTGTCTCCTGACGGGATCGAGGGCGTGGACGCGTTCGTCGCCAAGCGCACCCCGCGCTTCGGCGGGGTCTGAGCGCACCCCGCGTTCCGGCGGGGTCCGAGCGCACCCCTACGTCTGATCCGGCAGCTCGGGCAGCCGCCAGTCGACGGGGTCCACGCCGAGCCGGCACAGCTCGTCGTTCGCGCGGCTGAACGGGCGGGACCCGAAGAACCCACGCGAGGCCGACAGCGGCGAGGGATGCGCGGAGGCGATGACCGGTGTGCCCCCGAGCATCGGCCCGAGGGACTGTGCCTGGCGCCCCCAGAGGATCGCGACCATCGGTCGGTTGCGCTCGATCAGCGCCTCGATCGCCCGCCCGGTGACCTCCTCCCACCCTTTGCGCTGGTGGGAGGCGGGCTGCCCCGGAGCCACGGTGAGCACCCGGTTGAGGAGGAGCACGCCGCTGCGGGTCCAGGCACTCAGGTCACCGTGTGCGGGGCCGGCAGCCCGAGGTCGTCGGTGTACTCGCGGTAGATGTTGACCAGACTCCGCGGCAGGGGGCGGACGTGTCCGTCCACGGCGAAGCTCAGACCGACGGCGTGGCCCGGGGTCGGATAGGGGTCCTGACCCACGATCAGCACGCGGACGTCGTCGAACGGCTGGGTGAACGCGCGCAGGATCCGGTCACCGGTGGGGAGGTGGCCGCGCCCCGCCGAATTCTCCTGGCGCAGGAAGTCGCCCATTCGCCGGATGCGGACCTCGACCGGCGCCAACGCGCGCGCCCACCCCGGTTCGACGAGCTCGTCCAGCGGGCGTCGGCCCGCGTCGCCCCCGAGCACCCGGTCAGTCGATCCGTCGCAGCTCGGAGCGGTACCGCATCGCGTTCTCGTGGTATTTCTGCGTGTTCCCCTCGAGCATCGCCGGGTCCACCTCGTACCCCTCGCGAATCCTCGCGGGCGCCCCCATCGCCATGCGCGCGGGGGGGAGCTCGAACCGGGGCGGGATCAGGCACCCGGCGGCGACGACCGCCCCGGCACCGATCGCGGCGCCGTTGAGCACGATCGAACCGGAGGAGACGAGAGCACCGTCCCCGATCGTCGCCCCCTCGATGTGCGCGTTGTGGCCCACGATGCAGTGCTCTCCGAACACCGTCGGTTCGGTCTCGGTGCAGTGGACGATCGTGCCGTCCTGGATGTTGGTCATCGCACCGACCTCGATGCGCCCGTAGTCTCCGCGGAGGACGGCGGTCGGCCACACCGACACGCCCGGCCCCAGCCGGACGCGGCCGATCACCACGGCGTCGGGGTGCACCCAGGCGTCGGGGGCGATGTCGGGTTCGAGGTCTCCGAGGGCGTAGACGGCCATGCGCTCAGCCTAGTTCGCGCCCCGTGCGGAGTCCCAGCCCCCCGGGGTGCGCGGGCGGCCGTCCAGATAGACGGCCCCGGGGTCCCCCTCGCGGATCGTCCCGATGACGGTGAAGCCCGGGGGCACGGTCGTCCCGGGAGGGAAGGTTCCGAGCAGCCCGTGATCCTCCCCGCCGTCGAGGATCCAGTCCACGATCTGCGCGTCGGGGTCGCCGAGCCCCAGTGCCGCAGCGGCCTCGCCCAGCCGGGGATCGACGGGCAGCGCCCCGACGACGAGGTCCGCGGCCACCCCGGACGCGCGCGCCATCCCGGACAGGTCGCGGAGGAGGCCGTCGCTGACGTCGGTGAGCGCGCTGGCGCCGGCGAGCCTGGCCGCCCTGCCGGAACCGATCGGGGGTTCGGGGACCCTGTGGGCCTGTTGCAGGGCGCCGTCGTGGTGCCCCGCCAGCAGTAGTGCCAACCCCGCGGCGGACCGACCGGGTTCACCGGTGAGCGCGATTCGGTCTCCGGGGGCGGCGCCGTCGATCCGCAGGGGGCGCGCGCCGTCCGGCAGGGTGCCCATCGCGGTGACCCCGACGACGACGAGGGTCGCGCTGGTGAGATCACCGCCCACCACCTCCGCACCGGATCGCGCGGCCTCTCCGTGGATTCCGGCGGCCAGCTCACCGATCTGTTCCATGGTCGTCCTGCCGGGCACCGCCAGGGCCACGAGGACCCGGGAGCAGTCGGCGCCCATGGCCAGGACGTCGGAGACGTTCTGTGCGACGGCGCGGCGACCGATGTCCCGCCACGTGGTCAGGTCCAGACGGAAGTGGGTGCCCTCGACCAGCATGTCCGTCGTCACCACGGTCGCCGCGGCGGGCCCGAGAACCGCCGCGTCGTCCCCGTTGCCCACGGGATCGCCCGAGCCGACCCGCCCCGGCCCGCTCAACACCTCCAGGACCGCGGCTTCCCCGACTTCGGCGACGGTCGGTGGCCGGTCGCTCGCAGCGCTCATCGGTGTCCTCGGTGGTCAGGCGCCGGGAGCTCCGGCGGGTGTCTGTAGCGTTGCCGACAGGCTAGCGGCCGCGACCCGGGCGGCCGATCGCAGGAGAGAGGACGACTCGAGGTGCGCACCACGGAGACGAACTCGGGGGACCGGCACGACGCGAGGTCATCCGGTTCATCCGGGCCCGCGGCATCGCAGGACCTGACGCCCGACGGTGGACACCGACCACCGGTCTCGACCGTCGTCGTGATCGCGGCGGTCCTGATCCCGCTGGTGTTGCTCGCCGTGGTCCTGGTTCTGGTGCGCAGTATGAGCGACGAGGCCGCCGAGACCGCCGCGAGCGAGCCCGTCACCGCGGTGAGCATCCCGGCCCCCGGCGCCGGATCCGAGGAGTGCCTGTCGCTTCTGGAGTCTCTCCCGGAGTCCCTGGGCGAGGCCGACCGCGTCCCGTTCGTCGAACCCGCGCCCCCGGGCGCGGCGGCGTACCGGTTGCCCGACGCCGAGACCGTCGTCGTCCGCTGCGGTCTGCCCGCACCGCCGACCTTCACGGTCGGGTCGACGCTCCAGGAGGTCAACGGTGTGCAGTGGTTCAACGATCCGGACCCGGATCCGGCCGTGACGTCGTCCACCTGGGTGGCCGTGG is a window from the Dietzia sp. JS16-p6b genome containing:
- a CDS encoding DUF3515 domain-containing protein encodes the protein MRTTETNSGDRHDARSSGSSGPAASQDLTPDGGHRPPVSTVVVIAAVLIPLVLLAVVLVLVRSMSDEAAETAASEPVTAVSIPAPGAGSEECLSLLESLPESLGEADRVPFVEPAPPGAAAYRLPDAETVVVRCGLPAPPTFTVGSTLQEVNGVQWFNDPDPDPAVTSSTWVAVDRPEYIAVTLPATGGTGPIQDLSDALSAVLEAVEPRPAPIS
- a CDS encoding gamma carbonic anhydrase family protein translates to MAVYALGDLEPDIAPDAWVHPDAVVIGRVRLGPGVSVWPTAVLRGDYGRIEVGAMTNIQDGTIVHCTETEPTVFGEHCIVGHNAHIEGATIGDGALVSSGSIVLNGAAIGAGAVVAAGCLIPPRFELPPARMAMGAPARIREGYEVDPAMLEGNTQKYHENAMRYRSELRRID
- the thiL gene encoding thiamine-phosphate kinase, yielding MSAASDRPPTVAEVGEAAVLEVLSGPGRVGSGDPVGNGDDAAVLGPAAATVVTTDMLVEGTHFRLDLTTWRDIGRRAVAQNVSDVLAMGADCSRVLVALAVPGRTTMEQIGELAAGIHGEAARSGAEVVGGDLTSATLVVVGVTAMGTLPDGARPLRIDGAAPGDRIALTGEPGRSAAGLALLLAGHHDGALQQAHRVPEPPIGSGRAARLAGASALTDVSDGLLRDLSGMARASGVAADLVVGALPVDPRLGEAAAALGLGDPDAQIVDWILDGGEDHGLLGTFPPGTTVPPGFTVIGTIREGDPGAVYLDGRPRTPGGWDSARGAN